From a single Gimesia fumaroli genomic region:
- a CDS encoding bifunctional serine/threonine-protein kinase/formylglycine-generating enzyme family protein: MNSPDLDWVPDEDSFTANQIDLICDEFESIWKSEDRPQISDYLYRVEEPSRSALLVELVRLDYAYRLEKGETPSSEEYVSLFPDYSDVLLTRVNEFSSIGKEVSEAPSKIGDIELLEIAGFGAFGTVWKAWDLELKRQVAVKLPSNKLDGKQQVDLFLHEAQAAAKLHHPNIVPVYSSGQIDGRGYIVFKYIQGETLRALLNKQALAHEQAAQICLALAAGLDHAHQQGVIHRDLKPSNILIDETGQPHITDFGLAKRIDVTASLAHSGTVLGTIAYMSPEQAKGRSSEIEAHSDIYSLGAILYRMLTNQIPFEGEPHEVLQRIINQEPVAPRKIEPSIPRDLETICLKASSKQKRDRYQTAGEMAADLKRFLDKKPIQSRRVSKLGQLWRKIKQRPLAYSLLASVSCLLIFLGSQVLFPAPPPSDDPIVTLNTKPEGAQVAFIPLSKKNGEPMPEQIIHAETTSPVTLPLEPGDYLVVAYFDDERFHEVYRHVPEKHEGIPEVFAHREFRREKNNPNQITLPSIRIRKTQGVTKGMAYLEGANRVLFGGDGKYFLPHHDRSIPGFWMDTRELSVEIFTRLFDMKPNLQPTGREGPDYAVVLQYDMAVSLAEKQGKRLPTEFEWAYAATQLGTTRFSWGNQLAVEEFAKQNKFLPVGYPLFDQFPTTPPIFGLCSNVAEWTCTQVYIHPEEQLNFSNETPTSLKNYRVIRGGNESVIFDGNPVVDSSSRDPRVRCFVHRGDTHPGLGMRCVKSAYPRLKREDFASSLSQK, from the coding sequence ATGAATTCTCCCGATTTAGATTGGGTACCAGATGAGGATTCCTTTACGGCAAATCAGATTGATCTGATTTGCGACGAGTTTGAGTCTATCTGGAAATCGGAAGATCGTCCTCAAATCTCTGATTATTTATATCGTGTGGAAGAACCGTCCCGATCGGCACTTCTGGTTGAACTGGTCCGGTTGGATTATGCGTATCGCCTGGAGAAGGGAGAAACCCCCTCTTCGGAAGAATACGTGTCTTTATTTCCTGATTACTCTGATGTGTTATTAACACGCGTCAATGAGTTTTCATCTATCGGAAAAGAGGTTTCCGAAGCACCTTCGAAAATTGGCGATATTGAATTACTCGAAATAGCAGGCTTCGGTGCGTTCGGTACGGTCTGGAAAGCCTGGGACCTGGAATTAAAACGCCAGGTCGCCGTCAAACTTCCTTCCAACAAACTGGATGGGAAACAGCAGGTCGATCTGTTTCTCCATGAAGCGCAAGCGGCAGCAAAACTGCATCATCCCAACATTGTCCCCGTCTATAGTTCTGGCCAAATTGATGGCCGTGGTTATATTGTCTTCAAATATATCCAAGGAGAAACGCTTCGCGCACTCTTAAATAAACAGGCTCTCGCACACGAGCAGGCAGCTCAAATTTGTCTGGCATTGGCCGCAGGATTGGATCATGCCCATCAGCAGGGAGTCATTCACCGCGATCTTAAGCCGAGCAATATACTAATCGACGAAACGGGCCAACCACATATTACTGATTTTGGATTAGCAAAGCGCATTGACGTGACGGCCAGTCTGGCACATTCGGGAACCGTTCTTGGCACAATAGCCTACATGAGTCCCGAACAGGCAAAGGGGCGTTCATCCGAAATCGAAGCGCATTCTGATATCTACTCGCTGGGCGCGATTCTCTATCGGATGTTGACAAATCAGATTCCCTTCGAGGGAGAGCCACATGAAGTCCTGCAGCGAATTATCAATCAGGAACCGGTTGCGCCCCGTAAGATTGAACCATCAATTCCCCGTGACCTGGAAACCATCTGCCTCAAAGCCAGCTCCAAGCAAAAACGAGATCGCTATCAAACTGCAGGCGAAATGGCCGCAGACTTAAAACGGTTCCTCGACAAAAAACCGATTCAGTCCCGGCGTGTTTCTAAGTTAGGACAACTCTGGAGGAAAATCAAACAGCGACCTTTAGCCTATAGTCTTTTAGCAAGTGTTTCCTGCCTTTTAATCTTCCTAGGCTCTCAAGTCCTTTTTCCGGCACCTCCTCCCAGTGACGATCCAATCGTAACCTTAAACACAAAACCGGAAGGCGCTCAGGTCGCGTTTATCCCCCTCAGTAAAAAAAACGGCGAACCGATGCCCGAACAGATCATTCATGCTGAAACAACTTCGCCTGTTACGCTTCCACTGGAACCGGGAGATTATTTGGTCGTCGCATATTTTGATGACGAACGGTTTCACGAAGTCTACCGGCATGTGCCGGAGAAGCATGAAGGGATACCGGAGGTATTTGCTCATCGGGAATTTCGCAGAGAAAAAAACAATCCCAACCAGATCACGCTTCCCTCAATTCGAATTCGGAAAACACAAGGGGTCACAAAGGGTATGGCATACCTTGAGGGAGCAAATCGAGTACTATTTGGAGGAGATGGAAAATACTTTCTGCCGCATCATGACCGTAGCATCCCAGGTTTCTGGATGGACACAAGAGAGCTTTCAGTAGAAATCTTCACAAGATTATTTGATATGAAACCAAACCTACAACCTACTGGTAGAGAAGGTCCTGATTATGCGGTGGTGCTTCAGTATGACATGGCTGTTAGCTTAGCCGAAAAACAAGGGAAGCGTCTCCCTACAGAGTTTGAATGGGCATATGCGGCAACGCAGTTGGGAACGACACGTTTTTCGTGGGGAAATCAACTAGCGGTGGAAGAATTTGCGAAACAGAACAAGTTCTTACCAGTAGGGTACCCCTTATTTGATCAATTCCCAACAACGCCCCCGATTTTTGGCCTCTGTTCTAATGTGGCAGAATGGACTTGTACCCAAGTCTACATTCATCCTGAGGAGCAATTAAATTTCTCAAATGAAACTCCGACTTCGCTTAAAAACTATCGGGTTATACGAGGAGGCAATGAGTCGGTTATATTTGATGGAAATCCCGTCGTCGATAGCAGCAGTCGCGACCCACGAGTCAGGTGCTTTGTGCATCGTGGTGATACTCACCCGGGACTGGGAATGCGGTGTGTGAAAAGTGCCTATCCTCGGCTGAAGCGAGAGGATTTTGCTTCAAGTCTTTCCCAGAAATAA
- a CDS encoding DUF1559 domain-containing protein, with translation MLNDHRTPRAFTLIELLVSISIIALLIALLLPAIMQAREAARRTQCRNNLKQIGLALHNYHDAHVSFPIGARSQNGFGLSFWPGLLPALDQGNLYQQFDQNSPHNGFPIFPGAINGPLLDGIIIQAMRCPSSPLNETHPMGFNMHMQPSYVGISGASNEDGFPAKRVSFCCAPISPPDGILSADGILVSNSNVRERDISDGTSNTIVVGEASNFVLDDNGNKQNVGGAFPYSWITGTPAEGTPPNYEPNNLSYPAASYNITTIRYSPNSSYDQPGVHNNHGPNNPLASTHEGGVMVLLADGSVRFVSENINLTTLKQLAVRDDGQPIGEF, from the coding sequence ATGTTGAATGATCACAGAACCCCTCGCGCATTCACACTGATTGAATTACTCGTATCAATTTCGATTATTGCCTTGCTGATTGCTCTCCTTTTACCAGCCATCATGCAGGCACGCGAAGCGGCCCGACGGACTCAATGTCGTAATAATCTTAAGCAGATTGGTCTTGCGCTTCACAACTATCATGACGCCCATGTGTCGTTTCCGATCGGCGCGCGATCACAAAATGGATTCGGACTTTCATTCTGGCCCGGCTTGTTACCTGCCCTTGATCAAGGGAATCTTTATCAGCAATTTGATCAAAATTCTCCACATAACGGATTCCCAATATTTCCCGGCGCGATAAACGGTCCATTACTGGATGGGATAATCATTCAGGCAATGCGTTGCCCGTCGAGTCCACTTAATGAAACTCACCCGATGGGGTTCAACATGCATATGCAGCCGTCGTATGTGGGGATCTCCGGTGCTTCCAATGAGGATGGATTCCCAGCCAAACGAGTCTCTTTTTGCTGTGCACCCATCAGCCCTCCTGACGGGATTCTTTCAGCAGATGGAATTCTGGTCTCTAATTCGAACGTAAGAGAACGTGATATTAGCGATGGAACTTCCAATACGATTGTAGTAGGAGAAGCGTCCAACTTTGTACTCGACGATAATGGAAATAAACAAAATGTTGGAGGCGCATTTCCCTATAGCTGGATTACGGGCACTCCTGCAGAGGGAACTCCTCCCAATTATGAGCCGAATAATCTAAGTTATCCAGCAGCTTCTTATAATATAACTACAATTCGTTATTCACCTAACTCAAGCTATGATCAACCAGGCGTTCACAATAATCACGGCCCGAATAATCCCCTTGCGTCTACTCATGAAGGGGGAGTCATGGTTCTGTTGGCAGATGGTTCTGTTCGTTTCGTCAGTGAAAATATCAATCTGACGACATTGAAGCAACTCGCTGTCCGCGACGATGGCCAACCCATCGGAGAGTTTTAA
- a CDS encoding alpha/beta fold hydrolase, giving the protein MRAKINGAKIYFDVDGMGLVPEVDQMVERPVLFLLHGGPGSDHSSFKSNSAPLRDTAQLVYVDHRGSGRSGPADPETYTLDQNIDDVDALREHLGLERISVLGSSYGGMVAQGYAIRYPERIANLILVATTPSYRFLEDAKQIVKERGTPEQRRVCQWLWNGTFESQQQVYEYYKAMGPMYSTRFDLEKLEKSWPRGIRNFEQLNLGFSNFLRTFDFIDQLPTITCPTLVLGGAHDWICPLQHSKLIAEKIPRAHLKIFANSSLSIADDEPEAYLTAVRGFLTYCNS; this is encoded by the coding sequence ATGCGGGCCAAAATAAACGGAGCCAAAATCTATTTCGATGTCGATGGCATGGGTCTGGTTCCCGAAGTGGACCAAATGGTTGAACGGCCCGTTTTGTTTCTGTTGCACGGCGGGCCGGGGAGCGATCACTCCAGCTTCAAATCGAATTCCGCGCCGCTCCGCGATACCGCGCAACTGGTTTATGTGGATCACCGCGGATCGGGTCGCAGTGGCCCCGCTGATCCAGAGACCTACACGCTCGACCAGAACATTGACGATGTTGACGCGTTACGCGAGCACCTCGGGTTGGAACGCATTTCAGTCCTCGGTTCGTCCTATGGCGGCATGGTGGCCCAGGGTTATGCCATTCGTTATCCCGAGCGCATCGCGAACCTGATTCTCGTTGCAACGACACCCAGCTACCGTTTTCTGGAAGACGCAAAGCAGATCGTCAAAGAACGTGGCACTCCCGAACAACGACGTGTCTGTCAGTGGCTTTGGAACGGGACTTTTGAGTCGCAACAGCAGGTTTATGAATATTACAAAGCAATGGGGCCGATGTACTCCACCAGATTCGACCTGGAGAAGCTGGAAAAGAGCTGGCCGCGCGGCATTCGCAACTTCGAGCAGCTTAATCTCGGATTCAGCAATTTTCTACGCACGTTTGACTTCATCGATCAGCTCCCTACCATCACCTGCCCGACCCTGGTGCTGGGAGGCGCTCACGACTGGATCTGTCCCCTGCAGCATTCCAAACTGATAGCAGAGAAAATCCCCCGCGCCCACTTGAAGATCTTCGCCAACAGTTCCCTCTCCATTGCCGACGATGAACCGGAAGCCTATCTCACCGCTGTCCGGGGTTTTCTGACCTACTGCAATTCATAG